A single window of Brassica napus cultivar Da-Ae chromosome A2 unlocalized genomic scaffold, Da-Ae chrA02_Random_4, whole genome shotgun sequence DNA harbors:
- the LOC111214006 gene encoding dormancy-associated protein homolog 2 has product MGVLENLWDDVVAGPQPEARGRGHLRRISTGLTSLNNTKEATMVGGSASLPASPTTPATPGSGRKVDVWRSVFHPASNVTTREIGANVFDKPSHPNSPTVYDWLYSSETRSKHR; this is encoded by the exons atgggtGTACTTGAAAACCTCTGGGACGACGTCGTGGCTGGTCCTCAACCTGAAGCCCGTGGCCGTGGCCATCTCAGGCGAATCTCCACCGGTTTGACTAGCCTGAACAATACGAAAG AAGCAACAATGGTGGGCGGATCAGCGTCTCTACCAGCGAGTCCGACTACCCCGGCCACACCAGGATCTGGCCGGAAAGTGGATGTGTGGAGAAGTGTATTTCATCCAGCAAGTAATGTGACCACAAGGGAGATTGGTGCTAATGTCTTTGATAAACCTTCTCATCCTAATTCTCCCACGGTTTATGACTG